A single Crateriforma conspicua DNA region contains:
- a CDS encoding TIM barrel protein: protein MQAPRPTPASRVGKTAIDDLRQTRQVHDMTIKRRHLLASTAVASVGVALCGATGPDHSTASSRSMDMTLEDRRRWLASFSCNIEMWFKDLDFLDRITAAKEVGFDAIEIWNPQKKKLGGGLVSAKKIAERARGEGMKVTSISPGAPSLADTNNLNAFIDWIDLAVELADLFDVHNFNLTGHKIVEGQSVQEMLGTYTRAVEAALGKLEAAGKIATIEPYNPFDHPGHFIYGVEPALSICRAVDSPNLKINWDFFHMQRTDGNLITHLEDGIHQVGYVQLADSPDRFQPGTGEVAYGRVLNRLRDLGYKGYIGAECFPQNQNAMVAASDIAALAESVNLQPPTK, encoded by the coding sequence ATGCAGGCCCCACGCCCCACCCCGGCATCGCGCGTGGGGAAAACGGCAATCGATGATTTGAGGCAAACACGACAGGTGCATGACATGACGATAAAACGACGACATCTTCTTGCATCAACAGCCGTCGCATCTGTTGGCGTGGCACTCTGTGGGGCAACCGGGCCCGACCACTCGACTGCGTCAAGCAGGTCGATGGACATGACACTGGAAGATCGGCGGAGATGGCTCGCCTCGTTCTCCTGCAACATCGAGATGTGGTTCAAAGATCTTGACTTTCTCGACCGCATCACGGCGGCGAAAGAAGTCGGCTTTGACGCGATTGAAATTTGGAATCCCCAGAAAAAGAAGCTTGGCGGCGGCTTGGTATCGGCAAAGAAAATTGCCGAGCGTGCGCGTGGCGAGGGGATGAAGGTCACCAGCATCTCACCCGGTGCGCCGTCGCTTGCCGATACCAACAATCTAAATGCCTTCATTGACTGGATCGATCTCGCGGTTGAACTGGCGGACTTGTTCGATGTTCACAATTTCAATCTGACTGGACACAAAATCGTCGAGGGCCAGAGTGTTCAGGAAATGTTGGGCACCTACACGCGGGCAGTTGAAGCGGCCTTGGGAAAGTTGGAAGCGGCTGGCAAAATCGCAACGATTGAGCCTTACAATCCGTTCGATCATCCCGGCCATTTCATTTACGGCGTGGAGCCGGCGCTTTCCATTTGCAGGGCCGTCGATTCTCCGAATTTGAAAATCAATTGGGACTTTTTTCACATGCAACGCACCGATGGCAACCTGATCACCCATTTGGAAGATGGGATCCATCAGGTTGGGTATGTGCAATTGGCAGATTCCCCGGATCGCTTTCAACCGGGCACGGGTGAGGTTGCTTATGGGCGCGTCCTGAATCGGTTGCGAGACCTGGGATACAAGGGCTACATCGGCGCCGAGTGTTTTCCTCAAAATCAAAATGCGATGGTCGCCGCATCGGACATCGCAGCCCTGGCCGAATCCGTCAACTTGCAACCGCCGACGAAGTAG
- a CDS encoding class I SAM-dependent methyltransferase gives MNRPPDPADDILAYNRLAWDHQVRKKNRWTTAVSPEEIRRARNDDWQVVLTPEKPVPREWFPDFRANPIEVLCLAGSGGQQAPILAAAGGRVTVLDNSPGQLAQDRLVADREGLSLRLIHGDMADLSVFDDESFDLIFHPCSNTFVSDVLPVWKEAARVMKVGANLLSGIVNPIVYLFDDELMEKGEFKVCHKIPYSDLTGLTSQQRKALIDQQEPFCFGHTLADQLGGQADAGLAITGLFEDGWSDWPLSDFIPTFIATKSTKIGPVK, from the coding sequence ATGAACCGGCCCCCTGATCCAGCGGACGATATTCTTGCCTACAACCGCCTGGCCTGGGACCATCAGGTTCGCAAGAAAAACCGTTGGACGACTGCGGTTTCACCCGAGGAGATTCGACGTGCGCGTAACGATGACTGGCAGGTCGTTCTGACACCGGAAAAACCGGTTCCTCGCGAATGGTTCCCTGATTTCCGTGCCAATCCTATCGAGGTTCTATGCCTGGCCGGTAGTGGCGGCCAACAGGCCCCGATTCTCGCGGCGGCTGGGGGCAGGGTGACGGTGCTTGACAATTCGCCCGGGCAATTGGCACAGGACCGACTCGTGGCCGATCGTGAAGGCCTGTCGCTTCGCCTGATCCATGGCGACATGGCCGACCTTTCTGTTTTTGACGACGAGTCCTTTGACCTCATCTTTCACCCATGTTCCAACACCTTTGTTTCTGACGTACTGCCGGTTTGGAAAGAGGCGGCGAGAGTCATGAAAGTTGGAGCCAATTTGCTCTCCGGAATCGTCAATCCCATTGTTTATCTATTTGATGATGAATTGATGGAAAAGGGCGAATTCAAAGTCTGTCACAAGATCCCCTATTCTGATTTGACTGGCCTGACTTCACAGCAAAGAAAGGCCTTGATTGACCAGCAAGAACCCTTTTGCTTTGGACACACCCTGGCCGACCAACTTGGCGGTCAGGCCGACGCCGGCTTAGCCATCACGGGACTGTTCGAAGACGGCTGGTCAGATTGGCCCCTTTCCGATTTCATTCCAACGTTCATTGCGACAAAGTCCACAAAGATTGGGCCGGTTAAATGA
- the lpdA gene encoding dihydrolipoyl dehydrogenase codes for MNKARHELVVVGGGPAGYVAAIRAAQLGIDVACIDENDRFGGTCVRVGCIPSKALLESSHLYEQSLHHLEQHGVKVGDVTLDLDAMMARKRKIVDTLTGGINMLFKNQGVTPYQGRGRLRDVNSVQVTPTGDGEPTLIEADQILLCPGSVPAKLRSVEEDGDRIGNSTTALSFPSVPKRLVVIGGGYIGLELGSVWNRLGSEVIVLEAMDRILAGLDSELAQLAHRAFKKQGLDFRTKTFVESAKVDGDRCVVTIKDGDSIECDRVLLATGRAPATDDLGLESAGLETDNRGFLSVDENYETSVEGIYATGDCIGGAMLAHKAMEEAVVCVERMAGIKSHMNYDVIPAIVYTHPEIATVGKTEDQLKDEGIEYKKGVCPYGANGRARTLGEAEGRVKILADAATDRVLGAHIIGARAGDMIAEVAAAMEFGASSEDIARTCHAHPTMSEIVHEAALAVDDRPIHTI; via the coding sequence ATGAACAAAGCGCGACACGAATTGGTCGTCGTCGGCGGCGGGCCGGCAGGATACGTGGCAGCCATCCGAGCGGCTCAGCTTGGCATCGACGTCGCGTGTATCGACGAAAATGATCGCTTCGGCGGCACCTGCGTCCGCGTCGGCTGTATCCCCAGCAAAGCCCTGCTGGAATCGTCGCACTTGTACGAACAATCGCTGCACCACCTGGAACAGCATGGCGTGAAGGTCGGCGACGTGACGCTGGACCTGGACGCGATGATGGCTCGCAAGCGGAAGATCGTCGACACGTTGACCGGCGGCATCAACATGCTGTTCAAAAACCAAGGGGTCACGCCGTACCAGGGCCGTGGACGCCTGCGTGACGTCAATTCGGTCCAGGTCACGCCCACCGGCGACGGCGAACCGACGCTGATCGAAGCCGACCAGATCCTGTTGTGCCCCGGCAGTGTTCCGGCAAAGCTGCGCAGTGTCGAAGAAGACGGCGACCGCATCGGAAACAGCACCACTGCGCTGTCGTTCCCCAGCGTCCCCAAACGTCTGGTGGTCATCGGCGGCGGCTACATCGGCCTGGAACTGGGCAGCGTCTGGAACCGTTTGGGCAGCGAAGTCATCGTGCTGGAAGCGATGGACCGCATCCTAGCGGGACTGGACAGTGAACTCGCCCAATTGGCCCATCGCGCGTTCAAAAAACAAGGCCTGGATTTCCGCACCAAGACCTTCGTCGAATCGGCCAAAGTCGACGGGGATCGGTGCGTCGTGACGATCAAAGACGGCGATTCGATCGAATGTGATCGCGTGCTATTGGCCACCGGACGTGCGCCGGCGACCGATGATCTGGGACTGGAATCGGCCGGTCTGGAAACCGACAACCGCGGCTTCCTTAGCGTCGATGAAAACTACGAAACGTCCGTCGAAGGCATCTACGCGACAGGCGATTGCATCGGAGGCGCGATGTTGGCACACAAGGCAATGGAAGAAGCCGTCGTGTGCGTCGAACGCATGGCGGGCATCAAGAGCCATATGAACTATGACGTGATCCCCGCGATCGTTTACACCCACCCAGAAATCGCGACGGTCGGCAAAACGGAAGACCAGTTGAAAGACGAGGGTATCGAGTACAAGAAGGGGGTTTGCCCTTATGGAGCCAACGGTCGGGCACGCACATTGGGCGAAGCCGAAGGCCGCGTAAAAATCTTGGCCGACGCGGCGACCGATCGCGTACTGGGTGCCCACATCATCGGTGCCCGCGCCGGTGACATGATCGCCGAAGTCGCCGCCGCGATGGAGTTCGGCGCCAGCAGCGAAGACATCGCACGGACCTGCCACGCCCACCCGACGATGTCCGAAATCGTCCACGAAGCCGCCCTGGCCGTCGACGACCGCCCGATCCACACGATCTGA
- a CDS encoding 3-keto-disaccharide hydrolase translates to MQLPTFRSAKLFTLFAGLMATCFSPACQADESTHTDAPEHTIVVSPSDPGWTPLGEADFVRVNGDDQTLTWNGPVAHGSGTPIGVTRSRKTYKNFELLIEWRHERPAGNSGVFAWVPASALDDLPPGKLPDGGIEIQMLDHDYTRQWHQRTGGGKTPFFSTHGDVFAVGKSTMKPFPPLSPNGSRSFPSKERSLGAGQWNRYYVRGVNGTIRLWVNGEEVSGGSDCQPSEGYLCLESEGSPITFRNLFIRQLP, encoded by the coding sequence ATGCAACTTCCGACGTTTCGATCCGCCAAGTTGTTCACACTGTTTGCCGGACTGATGGCCACATGCTTTTCGCCTGCATGCCAAGCCGACGAATCCACACACACCGATGCACCGGAGCACACGATCGTCGTCTCTCCCAGCGATCCGGGCTGGACGCCGCTGGGCGAAGCCGACTTTGTGCGTGTCAATGGCGATGACCAGACGCTGACCTGGAACGGCCCGGTCGCTCACGGATCGGGGACGCCGATCGGAGTCACACGCAGCCGCAAAACGTATAAGAACTTTGAACTGCTGATCGAATGGCGGCACGAACGCCCGGCCGGCAACAGCGGCGTGTTCGCGTGGGTTCCCGCGTCGGCTTTGGATGACTTGCCGCCCGGCAAACTGCCCGACGGCGGGATCGAAATTCAAATGCTGGACCACGATTACACACGCCAGTGGCACCAGCGAACCGGTGGCGGCAAAACGCCGTTCTTTTCGACCCACGGTGACGTATTCGCGGTCGGCAAGTCGACCATGAAGCCCTTCCCGCCGCTGTCACCCAACGGCAGTCGTTCGTTTCCATCGAAGGAACGATCTTTGGGCGCCGGCCAGTGGAATCGTTACTACGTCCGAGGCGTCAATGGCACGATCCGTTTGTGGGTCAACGGCGAAGAAGTGTCCGGCGGTTCGGATTGCCAGCCCAGCGAAGGTTACCTGTGCTTGGAAAGCGAAGGCAGCCCGATCACCTTCCGCAATCTGTTCATCCGCCAATTGCCATAG